The nucleotide window GTCCGTATAATGTTGCATTAATAACACCTGTATGCGCATGACCAGAGGCGTAGATAAGATAGCCACCTTTTTTCATAGGGTGCTTGCTTTTTGAACATGGAAAATGTTTGTACTATTATTTTCTGAAATAGTAAACTCTGCCTGTAATAAATTTAGAAATCTTTCAGAATCACTTGTTTTTAACGtgcaaagtaataaaaaaaaaactattatcatcaggtttaaaaaattatcttattttgtttttacatgCAAATGATAGTTTTTAGTATTCTTTCTATGATAGTAAATAGAGTTTCAATGAGCCTCCTACTAAGGTTTTCAAATCCAAACGCCTAAGCCACATATTGGTCctgatataatttaattaaccacaaaaaataaaaataatatttatattatttacttACCTGACAATTGTGGATTGTTTCAGAACCATTTGTTGTTACCCGATCAGTGACGTCAAGTACATAAAATCTAACTGGAATTTGGTGTTGGTCCCAGTTAACCCAAGTTATGTTGTATTTTATGGCAAGATTTCTCCTTGGTGCTTGAAATCCCTTTCTCATTTTGCACTGAAACTTATCTTGACAACAAAGGACTCCTGCTTTATATTCGGGAGTCACTTTTCCATGGAATCCAACTGTCACATCATAAAAATTTTCAGGGAGATTAAATTGGTCACACCTACAttgaatacaaatttttttattttcagcgCCTCGTGTATCAATGACCAGCACACCCAACAACCATTGCTCTTCCCACCCTTCTGTAATATCTGCACGGTTACCTATTTCAACTGCAAATGGATAAGGAAGTTTTGTACTTGTTCCTCGTGTTTCACTTCCAGAACTCCATTGATGTGGAAGAATACCATTGTTGCATGTTCCATCATTTCTTTTGTAAATGAGATCCCCAGAAGGTTTGCTATGATCATTTGGATTTTGCGACACTGACATATTCttctttatattatattttaaaataaaccaaTGATGAATGTAAGTTTCATGCAATGGTACAGAGTTTCCATGTTCATCAACTAGATCAACATCAAAACTCTTGATTCCAACATGACCCTTTGGAAATTCAATATTATACATGTGTATATCTGCGACTTCTCCAGGCCCCACATCaaacttttttgacaaatatgttgttgaatggataatttttggagattgtGGTTGTGAATAAGCTGTGCTTGATAGCATCACAAGTATTGATAATGAGAAAATAAACgatttagagattaatctcATGTTTACCTGCAGGCAAATGATTATTGTTACATCATTAGTTATGGTTAATGCTTCTATTGATATTATTTTgtgtaaaataataaataaaaataccatAGCGAAGATTTTTTACCTTCTTGAATTCCTTGGAATTGAAGTTAAAAACTTGTAGAATTCAAATTTGTGAAGATGTGGAGATCTTGCATTTTGCCTACTTTTATAGTTGACATCTAACAGATTGGCATAACTTTGACTTGCAGATATTGCATGTTTCATACTTTTTTTAACAATCCCAACAGATGTTGACTCCCATTTTTAGGTGTACGAggtgtttttatatatttttaagtagttcaacaacaaaaaaatcgtTAAGAATTTAtcagaaaatctaaaaatgcAAGTTATTTAGAAAATTTCTTTAATCTAGCTATTTTTGGaaattaaaagtttattttgaatacatttcaacaaaatatttaacttaACAATATTATTTACAAATATTAATTAGTTAGATATATTggatgttatatttttcatctgAAAAACAATGATTCATACCAagtaaaatattcttttttacaaaaataaaataagtgttaCTGTGTATACATGTTAACCGTTGGATCAATATAAAGTCATTTTTAATATACAATAATACAATCTATCTTGTAATATCTTGTGGTGTCATCCTTGATCAATATCTTTATAGATAAAATTTAAgagaattttatattttacatatatGAGAGTTTATTTTATACGTTTTAATAATacactaaaatttcaaaaacatataaaatttaagagaattttatattttacatatatGACAGTTTACTTTATATGTTTTAATAATacactaaaatttaaaaaaaataataaaaattaaggaatGTTCACGTATGTAAACACAAGTTAATTACAATTTGAACAAACGatttaaattaactattatattatattagttATTGTGGTGCTTCACAACGGTTTTCATGGTGGTGTTGATTTTGGGTCTTTTGTGGCGGGGCTCGTAATGGCTTTTGGTGGTGCTGCACGTGCTGGCTGATGTTGTTTTTGGTGAGGGTTAATGGTGGTTTTGGTGACGTTGGTGGTagtggttttgatttttgtggtgGCTAGTGGTGGTGGTTAGTGatggttatattttttttcttgttggaTGTTGGTACAAGGGTTTTTGGTTGGCTTTTGCGATTCTTTGTGAGGTGTGTTTTGGGATATGGTGCTTGGGAGAGCTAATGGTGGTGTTTGGGATTTTATTCCCGGCTGTTTTTCAAAGGTTGTTGTGTAGGTTTTTAAGTTGTTGTTTGGGGGTTGTGTGCAAGCAGCAAAATGTGGGTggtgaaagttgtttttgtggCAGCTATGAGGATGTTTGGggattttggtacaacttttgtttatgttgttttgttgatCGTGGTGTTAACTTTGTTTTGGTGCTACTATTTATTGTTTTCGGAGATAGTCCTTTGTTAGGAGGCATTTTCTATAggtttttttgattttttctttgattcacAGGTGTATGAGTTTTCCATTGGAGGCTCCTCACATATCCTTTGTATGTTGTTTACTTTAAGACTCATGGTCTAGCACTCTTTGTGCTGGCTAAGATTCATTGcgattttaaaagaataattttcataaaattaaataataaacacGAAAAGATTATTAACGTGTTTCTTCTTAATAGAAATAAAGGAACATAATTACTCTTAGGTTTAGGGAtgacaataattattattattattattattattattattattattattattattattattattgagcTTTTTCAGTTGAACAAATATGATATTCGTGTCCACGACATGTTCATGCGGGTATCCATTAAATGGGTAATATGTGGAATTTGAGGTATCTGAAAATACTTTCAGATATCAATGAAAAatgtagtattttattttaaagaaaaattgggttTATTTAGAAAAAGTAATTGTATTgccttaagtttttttttaggtaagCCAGGAGAACTGACATGTATCAAGAAGAAAGAACGACATCCCACCTAGGTTGGCATCCCGTGAAACCCCATCTTATGCCGCCAAACTTGAAAAAagattttattataaaagagggaaaaatatatacaaaagggAGGGCTAGACTAAAACCGTCAAAAGctggaaataaaagaaaaagaaaaagaaaagggcaGCAGACTATGTGAATCTTTAGTTAGGCAGACCACGCCACTCACGAAATAAATCAGTGTAGTTCCAATGGTAAAGTATCCAACAAAACGGATCTTGAACCAAATGACCCATATTGACTAACCTGTCAGCACAACGCACAACAGATACCTTCGTGGtaattattaaaagaaataactTGAACACCGGTATTATGCCCATCTATTTCGAAGCATAATTGGGACTAAAGAAGCATTTCTAAAAATCACGAGTAGTTGAGTCGATTTCTAACGAAACTGTTGATTCTTTTTTACATCATCTCTCACTCTTGGAAGCAACAGAAACTTGTAGAAGTGCTCAACCTTTTTTGCACTGAAATTAGTAGAACAGATTCTAGTGGCTTGAAACAATAGTAGCTTTAACACTTTTTAGGTGCAGTAGCATATAAGACCTTCACCCAATTTTGCATTGAGGGGATGTGTTTAAATGTCAAGAATTTCCTACTGTATATCTGCTAAGAAGACTTGCAACCCTGTTGTATATGTCAAGaattttttcatccattttagGCATTGGTGGCAACAGTTCCTATTAATCTTTTTATCAATCATCAATATACATTCAGAACCTCTTCGACGCCGCAAAATCATAGGTTCCGCAATAATAATTAACAATGGTTTATGAGacagaaataatttttttaaagcaacTCTTGTGTCAGAGTTTCCATTACCGTGAGCATTCCAATATAGGACAGTCATTGGGCACTTGGAGATGAAGCACCCCTTGAGCAGGTTCTATACGGCGGTTTCCCAAGGACATGTTGTTGTCTGAATTTCAGTTTTTGCTTCTTGGACAAAACCGGTGTGAATGGATCTTCCGCTGCCTTTTGATCGTACTCCCGAATTCGATTCCATAATTCCATATCACGTTGAATATTTGGGTCACTGTAATGAACTAAAATTTCACTTTGCGTGAGCATGCTATTACCTTCGGACATGACAGAACCTGCGTTACCATCTACTGTATCTGCCAAAAAATTAGGCTGAACCGCGAGCATGCTACTGCCTTCGAACATGACATAACCTGCCTTACCATTATGAACTACAGTAGTTGCCAAAAAATCTGACTGAATCACGAGCATGCTACTACCTTTGGACATGACAGAACCTGTGTTACCATTAACCTACTGAACTACCGGATCCGCCAGAATTTCAAACTAAACCGCGAGCTGTTTAGAAGAAGCAATGGCCGAAACAACAGAAATTTTGGCTTGTGAGTGCAGGCGGGGCGAACCTGTATGCACCTTAGATTGCGATTCATTGATCTGGGCCAGCGAGGGACTCATCTACCTAACAGAAGCGGAGAGAGCTAACTCGGCATTCTCATGCACGTCAACGTGCTCTATTGAAAAGGTAAGCGGAACAGCAGCTACAGAAGTCTCTAGAACGCTCGTGTCCTGAGAATCCTGAAAGTGTTTGCTCCACTACATTTGAATGCACGTCATCGTATGCTACTGCAGTAACCAAATCCAACACGGGGCTAGTGAGCTGAGGCAACCTTCCCTTTGGAATTTCATCTATAACATATTGCAAGGCAAGGTTGAACGAATTGGTGGAAACATCCGTTTGTGATTTACTGAGTTGGGCAAGCGAGGGACTCATCTCCTTAACAGAAGCAGAAACAGTAAACTCAGAGTTCTCATGCACGTTGACGTGCTCAACTGAAGAGGGGAGCCGAACGGCAGCGACAGAAGTCCCAAGAACTCTTACGTTCCGAGAATCCTGTGGCATTTTCTCTACTCCCTGTGAATGCACGTCATCGTGTGCTACCTCGGAAACCAATTCCAACTCGGGACTAGCGGAGTGAGGAAACCTTCCCTGTGGAATTTCATCTGTAACATTCTGCAATGTCAAGCTGAAAGAGTTGGCAGAAACATCATTAAGTGGTGTAGAAGAGAGTGTCTGTTCTTGCAACAGAGACATATTTCCTTCAATGTTTGTTCCCGCCAATATTCTTGCGGTAAGTCAACCAAACGGATCCAGATAGAAGCGTGAGTCTGCTTCTGTGAATACTAATTAAAATCCTTCGTCCATTGGGAGAGACGAAGGAGATCTGGCTTCAAATCAATGGTACCAGCCGACCAAATTTTTTGTAAGTCCTCTGCCGACTCAAAATGAAAATCGTAATAGCCCATGCCAAGCGGTACCATTTTCCATTTATTCACAGTCTTCCATACTTTTCCAAGCTTAGTAACCAAATCATGCTCCATTTATGGCTTGTCGCCCTTATTCAAGGTCAGACGTCCCCAGAGAGCATTTTGACATTCCGCCAATCCTTTCGAGTATTCTACCTGACCAATTCTGATACAAAGCGCGTCACCCTTGAAACATTATGATTCATATATGTTTTAGATCTATTTCATGTATCACTGCGAGTATgatggaaaaatattttttactcgCCGGTTCCTATAGATAAAATTCACCATTGATGAGAGGAACAAAACAGATGGGGTCTCACCTTATCTCTTTAGCACCAACTAAAGGCATGTCCCATGTCCGACAAAAATACAACACCAACACATGTAAATGTAAATGTACCAATTGCACCCGAAATTTTACTTCAGTATTACAATCTACACAATGTAAATGTACCTGTAGCTTGGCTTTTACATTTATGCAGAatattaataatgtatgtgattTCAAACCATGCCCTTATTGATAGCTATAAACGACTTGGCTCTGTTGTGAATTAacttttctagattttttatggtttttaaaTGAAGATACTAACAGCACCAAAAAATGTAAGACTAATTAAGTGATTATTGCTATAATTCATATCATCTTATTGTATATTCTTTTCAATGTATATTCATTATGGTTCCCATGAATTGATTACAGggaaataatgatgatgatgcatGGTTTTTTGAAATTTCTTTTATGGCTCGTGTTTTTTCCTACATAATCCTGCataatcatatattattattttatgaaaactttgtTTCCTatgttacactttttttttatatctatgtgacttttacctttttcattttgaaggaCTTTTCATGATtgtgatttttgtgatttttatggCGAAATTCACAATGTCGTTGAAGCGCAAGAAGTAACTGAAACCGAAGCATTATAAAGAGAGGCCACAGTTAGTATGACCAGCTATGAGAGTTCAGATGCAGCTGTTCCACTTGCAACCATGGGACAATTTTCAATGTGAGTTAGGCTGCTGAAAGCTATATATTATGTGCATAAAAGGCATTTTCTGTCAAATTTGAGGGAAAATTTAACActgaaaatctgaaaaataaaagacttcatgcttaaaaatatatagtaaGGTAGATAGATATACACGTGTGTATTTTGGTAGGAATGCCATTTCAGAAAAATGTCATTGAACAGAGTTTGAAATTCAGTGGTTATGTATTTTGCAGGTGACAGTGAAGTGCCTTACACCAAGAAAAAAACCCAGGTTTGTATCGAAGGGTGATcctttatataataattataatgtcTATTATAATAGTGATCTCTTGCAAATTTTCAGGGATCAAGAATCAAGGGAAACAAATCTCATTTAAATCTCATCTGTCTATGCTCTTTGTGTTTCCACCTTCTcagcttattttatttttttcagcaCATGCATCATGGAAGAAGAACATGAGCACATTAGTAAAAGAATTCTCTGGCGGCCGAAAATGGTATCACCAATGGAGGCAGATGAACTAAGGCCTGCACCGTTTTTTTGCTTCTGCTGGGCTGGTGTTACTTGGGTGCTCGGTGGAGTCTTTGCAGGTCTGTGTGTGGTTAGTGTGAGCTATGGTTTTGTATTTCGGTGCAGTCACATAATTCTCACAATACAATTTATCAAGGACAACAATTTACCAAAATTTGCACAATACAATTCATAAAGGACAACAATTTACCAAAATTTACACATTTCTCCTTCACagctaaaattttgaaaaataccTTATTCAACCTGTGCGAAGCATGCGACCTTCGTTTTCGAATTTATGAAGAATTACAATATTCCGTAATTTGAACATCTCTCCTTagcaaatttttaaaaaaaaaaaaatacgtaaTTCAACATGTACGGTTTTGTAActagttttgattaaaaatatactCTTATTTAATGTATGATATGTTTTaaatactcccttcgtcccagATTATACGatattttggacatttcacacctattaagaaatgtaattactTTTGTGTGAGAAAGagatattataagttgttttacaaaattgtccttaataaatgatatggaaagataaatgaatcaCATGAAAGGagataaagtaataaatagttaaggatataatagaagaaataatattaatgattcattggtattgtaaaacgacatagacaaatttttttttaaacgactATAATTTGAGAATGATGGAGTATAATAATTATATCTCTCATGTAAGGAAGGGTCTTAAAGGGAGAAAACAATGGATGGTGAGTTTTAGATGGGCGGTGTCACACACTAAGGCATGTAAAAGAAAGGATAACTAGGGACCATAATTAATGttcttatatttttgttggTCCACGTAATTTTATGTCAACATCCATCAAAACGAACCTTGTTCTGACAAATGATCTCACATGGACCTTCCCAAGTGCTTTCTTTCTTTAAATggtacaatttttatttttattttctttcatacaactttattttattcattatttgaACATCATAAACTTCATGTGATTCAAGCAAGACCTTTGTGATGTCGATTAAGAATGCGACCTTGCATGCGGGAATAACTAACTATTTTCATATCTCATTGCATAATTCATGCCCTTTATCATTCATCAAAGTCCCttgaaaatagttttaaatattttttgttaggaTTAGTTTTTAAACATAATATTAGTCTATAAATTAATGCAACGacttttgtttttgtctctCAAACAAATTTGTTCTTATGTTGACCTTTTTACTATAAAGTGTGACAAAACTTCACCTACGTTTTTGAAAGCAGTAATCATCATGTAAACCTTCATATAAGGCTTCACTCTTAATCGTATGTCCAACAAACCTTATATGAcattgataaattaattatattaattatgtaTCGACTTTCTTTGAACAACTTTTAATATGGTTTCTCTTATATTTCATGATAAGTGTGATCACATCATCAACTAATTctcatgttttcttttgttgttctaATTTGTATTGTTTCCTTTACATTGGGATGCAAATGAAATAGTTTTGTTCACGTATGTAAACACAAGTTAATTACAATAGGTAAGTTGCtcaatgaaatataattttaagaGCACTTTAAATAAGACTTAGCTGAAAAAACATTGTGTTCAAGATAATGAATTTGATCCCTCTTCTGTTCTCTAGATGCCTCTTTTTATAGGCCTCATTTTCTAGATCTAATAGGTCTTTCTTTGGATGTCCAGGCCCATTAACTCTCTGAGGTCAATATGGATCACTTGTACCAGACGCGTGGAGCCGATCATGTTTCCTTGAACTGCTCGTCCGTACAAGGCACGTGGAGTCAAGGGTACACAGCTCACGTCACTTGTCTGTGCAAGACGTGTGGCGTGTTCTGAGATACTCTCAAGAGGAGGACCACAATGATGTCTGGACAACGACTTGATGGCGGAGCTCACATTATCTGAACGATCAAACTAAGTTAAGCAGATGAAGCTCGTTTTACCTGAACAATCAAGCTGAGCTAAGCAGGTGGAGCTCACGTGACCTGAACAATAAAGCTTAGACGTCAAGCATGTTATGGCGTAGACTGTCGACCTGAACCAGTCCAAGTTCTATTATAGTAAACATTTTATTTGTACCAACtgtaaacaaaatttaatttggACAACGTCATTTAtcccatatttttatttttgagggaCTTTCAATCTATCTGTATATATAAAGAGTGACATGTGACATGCCTAACAAGGTGCTGCCTTTtctacaatattttatttttgggtacgacttattttttgacaatagGGAAAGACTTCtgatttataattatattatattatatgtttttGGATATTACATAATCCATccaataatttataattttttatttaaatctgCCTCTCCGGTATGTCTATCACCAATaatgaaagtaaaaaattgttatattccacccaaaaaaaaattgttatagtACTTTGTAACATCAGCTCACAATTTATGAAAGTtactttaaatattttatatacatacCTTTTTCATTGGAAAATTCAAAATCCTGAATTTgactaaaaactaaaaaaataataaaatcatatatgtcAAATGAGAAATGAGATAAGAGAACATTGTGCTTATCACAAAAAGATAAGACAATATTGTTGATACATTAGGTAAAACTAATTTAAGAGTTAAGCTATTTATAATCCAATTTTTGTCAAATATCTAGACGGTCAGtctttaatcttttaaaatgaataagtaaggattttaagtttaaatTGCAGCCATTACATATTATAACGTTCATAATAATTGAACTATGCTCCCGAGGACATACATAATATGGTTATAATCTGATTAATTTagcttgtattttttattattttttataggttCCATTCAAAGGTGACTATATTCAAAATTCTATTGGATATTAAGTGTGATCACTCCTCCCATCCTGACTTTAAACTTGGTTATCCATATTGTGAGGATCTAACCAACCCCAATTAGTTATTTtcgcttaaaaaaataaaaattagtgagAGAAATTCAGAGAAGGAAAACTTTAAATTTCTCTGTAATTTTGCAATCAAagaatttgtaatattttattttttctatcacTAATTTGTGTTTGGTTGTTTTCGTATGTTTTCCCCTATATTTCTTGTTGTTCATGTTAGTTCCGAATCAGAGTACTTTTTGTACGAAAATCATGtctatgtagttttttttaaaggaaaacgaatgcttatagcatttcattaataataaaagtgtTTATGCAACGAcgtatattaaaataaatagtggGACTACGTGATAATGCAACGATCTTAGTAAAGGTGTGAGTTACCTCATTTAATTGTCGCTTGTCAAACTCGATCTGAGAGTTTATGAAATAAGAAGTAATAGGACTATGCAGTTGTATCTTGAATTATgtcggtatttttttttttttttacagtaaaACATAGCTTCATCATTCCATAAAACACAAAACATTACAAAGAGCTAATGTTAACATTGAAGGGGCATTCCCCAACAATTTTAAAGAGTAAATTCTAGAGAGGTAGTCTACTAAATCAAGATGTAAATTACACATAAATTTTGCAGAGAGATATGAGGACTTAAACCAACTACCATATCCAAATAACGAATGCATCAACATTGTCCATCCACTGATATTGACAAAGGAAATGTGAGAATCCACAATCTTTCTTTCTATTCAGGTACGGATCATTTTTTTGGCTTCATCACGCGCATTTCGACTATAATTGGTCTCGATCTTGTTCACCATGTCGCACTGGATAAGAAACAGTTGATAAAAGGCAAACAGAATGAAGTCAGGAACAGCCTCATAAGGCACTGCACACCTTATGTGATTCCAAACATCAAAACTCAGCTGACATACACACTTAATACAAACTAAACTTGAATACAAGATCCAAAACACAACACAATACACAGACAACACAAAGtcaacaacaataacacaaACACTAAAGCATAAATCGAACAACACAAAGTAgatcaaacaacaaattaacCATGGAGGCTTTGGTGGTGAGCGACTCAGATCTGGATTTGGCGGCACAATAGCCTTCACGGTAGTGGATGAACATGGTGGAGGCTCTGGTGGCGGCCGCTCAGACAAGAAcatatttgttgttgttatgtcattttttaacctagaatcacccctctacatctttttcccctttctttcgatctaaataagtggtttcaACATATATGCggtgttttcttttgtgttttt belongs to Medicago truncatula cultivar Jemalong A17 chromosome 6, MtrunA17r5.0-ANR, whole genome shotgun sequence and includes:
- the LOC11442650 gene encoding uncharacterized protein, whose product is MYNIEFPKGHVGIKSFDVDLVDEHGNSVPLHETYIHHWFILKYNIKKNMSVSQNPNDHSKPSGDLIYKRNDGTCNNGILPHQWSSGSETRGTSTKLPYPFAVEIGNRADITEGWEEQWLLGVLVIDTRGAENKKICIQCRCDQFNLPENFYDVTVGFHGKVTPEYKAGVLCCQDKFQCKMRKGFQAPRRNLAIKYNITWVNWDQHQIPVRFYVLDVTDRVTTNGSETIHNCQDGRTLCTSTPTYGTGKEAGNEEGYLVGMSVCYPKPGSMKIDDGETVTVESIYKNEFLPAVMGDMHFYLADELSHDA